A region of Saccharococcus thermophilus DNA encodes the following proteins:
- a CDS encoding XdhC family protein, which produces MDERVEPYVMVTVVRRVRPSSATVGDKAIVTADGKMIGFVGGHCTRELVINQAQECLRTGEKRLLLVTPQPPVHVEEGVTVLPMTCASEGTVELFLEPKHVDPLLIIVGDSPIAHALEEMAPRFAFVPRRISLEEVENSSPEEPLEVLRNQVATFTNTMAYGVVATMGLYDSEGLLALIHCKLRYLGLVTSPKRWVTVSSGLEAAGAPKEFIDFITAPAGLDIGAVGAQEIALSILAQIVERRRRDLNVQWEGQPKEGISESETLSANGDRIAVSPIVVDPVCGMTVNLEKTQFRLELDGTTYGFCCSGCRDRFAKNPEAFLSHT; this is translated from the coding sequence ATGGATGAACGAGTTGAACCGTATGTCATGGTGACAGTTGTCCGACGTGTGCGGCCAAGTTCGGCGACAGTTGGAGATAAGGCAATTGTGACGGCGGATGGAAAAATGATAGGTTTTGTAGGTGGGCATTGTACGCGGGAGTTGGTTATCAATCAAGCGCAGGAGTGTCTTCGAACTGGAGAAAAAAGACTTTTGCTTGTAACCCCGCAACCACCGGTCCATGTGGAGGAAGGAGTTACAGTCCTTCCGATGACTTGTGCATCTGAAGGGACAGTTGAACTTTTTTTAGAACCGAAACATGTTGATCCTTTGTTGATTATTGTGGGTGATTCCCCGATTGCGCATGCTCTTGAAGAAATGGCACCCCGATTTGCTTTTGTGCCACGTCGGATCTCATTGGAAGAAGTGGAAAACAGCAGCCCGGAAGAACCGTTGGAGGTATTGCGCAATCAAGTAGCTACTTTCACCAATACAATGGCTTATGGTGTCGTAGCTACGATGGGTTTGTATGATAGTGAAGGTCTGTTGGCACTAATCCATTGTAAGCTGCGGTATTTGGGGTTGGTCACCAGTCCGAAGCGTTGGGTGACTGTAAGTAGCGGATTGGAAGCGGCTGGGGCGCCAAAAGAGTTTATTGACTTTATCACGGCTCCCGCGGGGTTAGACATTGGTGCTGTAGGAGCACAAGAGATTGCCCTTAGTATCCTTGCTCAAATCGTGGAACGCCGTCGCCGGGATTTGAATGTGCAGTGGGAAGGACAACCAAAAGAGGGGATTTCGGAATCAGAAACACTGTCCGCAAACGGCGATCGTATCGCAGTATCTCCAATAGTGGTGGATCCGGTTTGTGGTATGACTGTAAACTTGGAGAAAACCCAATTCCGACTTGAACTGGATGGCACTACCTACGGCTTCTGCTGCTCTGGCTGTCGAGACCGTTTTGCTAAAAATCCGGAAGCATTTCTTAGTCACACATGA
- the cydC gene encoding thiol reductant ABC exporter subunit CydC: MDKENWIFPYLRQYRGLFALAILLGSLTILFGGALMFTSGYLISKAATQPESILMVYVPIVGVRTFGIGRAVLSYVERLTGHQFILKILSEMRVRLYKIIEPQALFLRSRLRTGDVLGVLADDIEHLQDFYLKILFPSIVSLVIYTVIIICAGLFSIPFAILLAVLIGLLVFVGPIISYIYMKTKNEQWKRGRHQLYQQFTDTIFGISDWIFSGKYADYIRRYEKQEQKLLELETKKHSFVNWRDVMNQIVLGAIVIIAIYWANEQTLSGEFAPTLIAACGLVALSLVESFLPIAGAVSETSSYQDSLKRLGAIQAESSQPQIEADGWKDSLDLSQVTIEINHLSFGYTSETPLLDDFSLKIEQGEKIAIIGRSGSGKSTLLKLIQGALVPTRGEVRINGINAHELSSVVPKLMAVLNQKPYLFNTSVMNNIRLGNPEATDEEVYEVAKMVQLHEMIMQLPKGYETNMHETGSRFSGGERQRIALARILLQNTPIVIMDEPTVGLDPITEANLLATIFATLKGKTIIWVTHHLIGVEKMDRILFLEKGKITMDGSHQQLLKSEERYRRLYALDRPLYGSKW; the protein is encoded by the coding sequence ATGGACAAGGAGAATTGGATCTTCCCATATTTGCGTCAATATCGCGGCTTGTTTGCGTTGGCTATTCTTCTTGGTTCGCTCACCATTCTCTTTGGCGGAGCATTGATGTTTACTTCGGGTTATTTAATTTCTAAAGCGGCGACACAACCTGAATCCATTTTAATGGTTTATGTGCCGATTGTTGGTGTCCGTACATTTGGAATTGGCCGAGCTGTGCTTAGCTATGTGGAGAGACTGACAGGACACCAATTCATTTTGAAAATACTTTCCGAAATGCGCGTCCGCTTATATAAAATCATTGAGCCGCAGGCATTGTTCCTTCGTTCCCGCTTACGCACGGGTGACGTTCTTGGTGTACTCGCCGATGATATTGAACATTTGCAGGATTTTTACTTAAAAATACTGTTTCCTTCGATTGTTTCATTAGTCATTTACACAGTGATTATTATTTGTGCAGGACTTTTCTCGATTCCATTCGCCATTCTCCTGGCTGTGTTAATAGGGCTGTTGGTTTTTGTCGGTCCAATTATTTCATACATTTATATGAAAACAAAAAATGAACAATGGAAAAGGGGAAGACATCAACTTTATCAACAGTTTACCGATACGATTTTTGGTATAAGCGACTGGATATTTAGCGGAAAATACGCGGATTATATTCGGCGATACGAAAAACAAGAACAAAAACTGCTTGAGCTTGAAACGAAGAAACATTCCTTTGTGAACTGGCGGGACGTTATGAATCAGATTGTGCTTGGTGCCATTGTCATCATAGCCATCTATTGGGCCAATGAGCAAACGCTAAGTGGAGAATTCGCACCCACGCTGATTGCAGCTTGTGGTCTTGTAGCACTGTCCTTAGTGGAATCCTTTTTACCGATTGCAGGGGCAGTTAGTGAAACATCATCCTATCAAGATTCATTAAAGCGTCTTGGAGCTATTCAAGCAGAGTCCTCTCAACCTCAGATAGAAGCAGATGGATGGAAAGATTCGCTAGACTTATCTCAAGTAACGATTGAAATAAACCATTTATCATTTGGATATACTTCTGAAACACCGCTTCTGGACGATTTTAGTTTAAAAATAGAACAGGGGGAGAAGATTGCCATTATCGGGCGCAGCGGATCCGGAAAATCGACACTATTGAAATTAATTCAAGGGGCACTTGTACCGACTCGTGGGGAAGTGCGTATAAACGGGATAAATGCACATGAGTTGTCTTCGGTTGTTCCAAAATTAATGGCTGTTCTCAACCAAAAGCCTTATTTATTCAATACATCCGTTATGAACAACATCCGCCTTGGCAACCCGGAAGCAACGGACGAAGAAGTGTATGAAGTAGCCAAGATGGTTCAATTGCATGAGATGATTATGCAATTGCCTAAAGGGTATGAGACGAACATGCATGAAACAGGTTCTCGCTTTTCCGGCGGCGAACGGCAAAGAATCGCACTTGCACGGATATTATTGCAAAACACTCCGATAGTCATCATGGATGAACCGACAGTTGGGCTCGATCCAATCACAGAAGCGAACCTATTGGCTACCATTTTCGCTACACTGAAGGGAAAAACCATTATTTGGGTAACGCATCATTTGATAGGGGTGGAGAAAATGGATCGCATCCTTTTCCTTGAAAAAGGAAAAATCACCATGGACGGCAGCCATCAACAACTGCTTAAAAGTGAGGAAAGATATCGGCGATTATATGCACTGGATCGCCCGCTTTACGGAAGTAAGTGGTAG
- a CDS encoding AAA family ATPase, producing MNEQVRRLQEELHRSHYVVEEGLATVVHLAQRLARPLLLEGPAGVGKTALAKALATVRSVNLVRLQCYEGLDASQALYDWDYPKQLLTARTAFTDGVVKQEALYSESFLIERPLLRALRERPAPVLLIDEVDRADEEFEALLLEFLSEFQITIPELGTFRASEPPIVILTSNRTRDLSDALRRRCLYFWVDYPTFEQEAAIISLHVPQIAPKLVKQIVFSVRRLRKLSLLKPPGLAESIDFAQALTELGAQELNEEAIRHTLGCLLKTQEDMDFLRERGFDLLWTT from the coding sequence ATGAACGAACAAGTGCGCAGGCTACAAGAGGAATTGCATCGTTCTCACTATGTGGTAGAAGAAGGGCTAGCAACCGTAGTGCACTTGGCACAGCGGCTAGCCCGTCCGCTGCTTTTAGAAGGCCCTGCAGGTGTAGGAAAGACGGCATTGGCGAAAGCGCTTGCTACTGTCCGTTCCGTAAACCTTGTTCGCTTGCAGTGCTATGAAGGATTGGATGCGAGTCAGGCGCTGTACGATTGGGACTACCCAAAACAGCTGCTAACTGCACGCACTGCCTTTACTGACGGTGTCGTAAAACAAGAGGCACTTTACAGTGAGTCGTTTCTCATTGAACGGCCGCTTTTACGTGCGCTACGAGAGAGACCGGCGCCAGTACTGCTGATTGACGAAGTAGATCGCGCCGACGAGGAATTCGAAGCATTACTGTTGGAATTTCTATCAGAATTCCAAATTACCATTCCCGAGCTGGGAACCTTTCGCGCTTCTGAACCACCTATAGTTATTTTAACGTCTAATCGCACGCGTGACTTGTCGGACGCCTTGCGTCGCCGTTGTCTGTACTTTTGGGTCGATTATCCGACATTTGAACAGGAGGCGGCTATCATCTCACTGCATGTGCCGCAGATCGCACCTAAACTTGTGAAACAAATCGTGTTTAGTGTGCGTCGGCTGCGCAAGTTGTCGCTACTCAAGCCGCCTGGATTAGCAGAATCGATTGATTTTGCACAGGCGCTGACGGAATTGGGCGCACAGGAGCTGAACGAAGAAGCGATTCGACATACCCTTGGGTGTTTGTTGAAGACGCAGGAAGACATGGACTTTCTAAGGGAGAGGGGATTCGATCTGCTATGGACCACATGA
- a CDS encoding cytochrome c oxidase assembly protein → MESAQYIDKTILMLTFSFLIVYLLMLVKVGQFNRMIVKKIICFILGLVLINLCFGSALNFYSHLLFSVHMFQMSLLCFFIPVLILSGLPEIKEHSRFRLFAKLRSSKNFHHAILGLFAFMFSFYHFPVVFNTVMSHKTLHDFSKGFLMALSFLVWWPVTASSYGEKPNKLKRNYIYKMLILLMPACLFPIIANTGLYKVYSDPFFLRETLHVCVSPGIDVKQYFIKFNFLSTIGDQRLGGTIMIISHKLASYWLLRE, encoded by the coding sequence TTGGAATCAGCTCAATATATAGACAAAACTATCTTAATGCTTACATTTTCCTTTCTTATCGTATATTTATTAATGCTTGTTAAGGTTGGTCAATTCAATAGAATGATAGTAAAAAAAATAATATGCTTTATATTGGGACTTGTTTTGATTAATCTTTGTTTTGGAAGTGCCTTAAACTTCTATAGCCATCTTTTATTTAGTGTACATATGTTCCAAATGAGCCTTCTTTGCTTTTTTATTCCTGTGCTTATCCTTTCCGGGTTGCCCGAAATTAAGGAGCATTCACGATTTCGTTTATTTGCTAAGCTCCGTAGCAGCAAGAATTTCCATCATGCTATATTAGGCCTCTTTGCTTTTATGTTCTCCTTTTACCATTTTCCAGTTGTATTTAACACTGTCATGAGCCATAAAACCTTGCATGATTTTTCAAAAGGTTTCTTAATGGCACTATCTTTTCTTGTATGGTGGCCGGTGACGGCATCTTCTTACGGTGAGAAGCCAAATAAACTAAAGCGCAATTATATTTATAAAATGCTGATATTGTTGATGCCGGCCTGTTTATTTCCTATTATTGCCAATACAGGATTATATAAAGTTTATAGTGATCCATTTTTTTTAAGAGAAACATTACATGTATGTGTTTCGCCGGGTATTGACGTGAAACAATATTTTATAAAGTTTAATTTTTTATCAACCATTGGTGATCAGAGATTAGGTGGTACGATTATGATTATTTCGCATAAGTTAGCTTCTTACTGGTTGTTGAGAGAATAA
- a CDS encoding aerobic carbon-monoxide dehydrogenase large subunit, whose amino-acid sequence MGKSIARKEDPRFLRGKGRYVDDVILPNMLYMAILRSPYAHARIRRIDTSAALAAPGVKLVLTGEDLAKMNLAWMPTLNGDQQMVLAVDKVLFQYQEVAAVVAETRAQAEDALQLIEVDYEPLPVVVDPFKALEPDAPILREDREKKSNHIWHWESGDREETENVFRDAPVVVKQDVRFQRVHPSPLEPCGCVADYNTVTGRLTFYVTSQAPHVHRTVIAMLSGIPEHQIRVISPDIGGGFGNKVGVYPGYVIAIAASVKLGVPVKWIETRTENIASTSFARDFHMTCEIAAREDGKVLGLRVKTIADHGAFDAAANPTKFPAGLFNIVTGSYDFKAAFVEVDAVYTNKAPGGVAYRCSFRVTEAAYLIERTMDVLAQRLKIDPAELRFRNFIRKDQFPYKSPTGWVYDSGDYEKTLKLALERIGYDELRKEQAEKRARGEFMGIGISTFTEIVGGGPKNTFDILGIKMFDSAEIRIHPTGKVIARLGVRHQGQGHETTFAQIIAEELGLSADDVLIEEGDTDTAPYGLGTYASRSTPTAGAAAALCARRIREKARKIAAHLLEVGEDDVVWDGTAFSAKGLPGKSVTMKDVAFAAYTDVPEGVEPGLEATYYYDPPNLTFPHGAYIAVVDIDKGTGAVKVRRFLAVDDCGNVINPMIVEGQVHGGLTEGFAIAFMQDIPYDSNGNCLAPNWMDYLVPTALDTPHWETDRTVTPSPHHPIGAKGVGESPNVGSPAAFVNAVVDALSPLGVEHIDMPLYPWKIWEILREHGINE is encoded by the coding sequence ATGGGTAAATCGATTGCCCGTAAAGAGGATCCGCGGTTTCTTCGCGGGAAAGGTCGCTACGTGGATGATGTAATTCTGCCGAATATGCTTTATATGGCAATTTTACGCAGTCCGTACGCACATGCCCGCATTCGTCGAATCGATACGTCAGCTGCATTGGCCGCGCCCGGCGTCAAATTGGTGCTCACAGGTGAAGATCTGGCCAAAATGAACCTTGCATGGATGCCGACTTTGAATGGCGACCAACAGATGGTGTTGGCCGTGGACAAGGTTCTGTTTCAGTACCAAGAAGTCGCCGCCGTCGTTGCGGAGACGCGCGCCCAAGCGGAAGACGCTCTGCAGTTGATCGAAGTCGATTACGAGCCATTGCCGGTTGTGGTGGATCCGTTCAAGGCGCTTGAGCCGGATGCTCCTATCCTCCGTGAAGATCGGGAGAAAAAGTCGAACCACATCTGGCACTGGGAGTCGGGAGATCGAGAAGAAACAGAGAACGTCTTTCGTGATGCACCGGTTGTCGTCAAGCAAGATGTGCGCTTCCAGCGTGTCCATCCTTCGCCGCTTGAGCCGTGTGGATGTGTCGCTGATTACAATACGGTAACAGGTCGGTTGACGTTTTATGTTACTTCCCAAGCGCCTCATGTCCATCGGACCGTGATCGCGATGTTAAGCGGTATTCCTGAACATCAGATTCGCGTTATTTCGCCTGATATTGGCGGAGGTTTTGGGAACAAAGTTGGTGTCTATCCGGGATACGTCATTGCGATTGCTGCTTCGGTGAAGTTAGGTGTGCCTGTTAAATGGATTGAAACGAGAACAGAAAATATCGCGAGCACTTCGTTCGCGCGCGACTTCCACATGACGTGCGAGATTGCTGCGCGCGAGGATGGCAAAGTGTTGGGATTGCGGGTGAAAACTATCGCCGACCATGGTGCCTTTGACGCGGCGGCTAATCCGACCAAATTTCCGGCTGGTCTGTTCAACATTGTGACAGGTTCGTATGATTTCAAGGCCGCATTCGTCGAAGTGGATGCCGTTTATACTAACAAGGCTCCTGGTGGTGTTGCATACCGCTGTTCCTTCCGTGTCACAGAAGCAGCGTACCTGATTGAACGGACAATGGACGTACTGGCGCAAAGGTTGAAGATCGATCCGGCCGAACTGCGCTTCCGTAATTTCATTCGCAAGGACCAGTTCCCATACAAATCTCCGACCGGATGGGTGTACGACAGCGGAGATTACGAAAAAACGTTGAAACTTGCCTTAGAACGGATTGGGTATGACGAATTGCGAAAAGAACAGGCAGAGAAACGAGCCCGCGGTGAATTCATGGGTATTGGCATCTCCACTTTTACGGAGATTGTCGGTGGAGGGCCAAAAAATACATTCGATATTCTCGGAATCAAGATGTTCGACAGCGCGGAGATCCGCATCCATCCAACTGGAAAGGTGATTGCACGGCTCGGTGTGCGGCACCAAGGCCAAGGGCATGAGACGACATTCGCCCAAATCATCGCCGAAGAGCTCGGATTGAGTGCGGATGATGTGTTGATTGAGGAAGGAGATACTGATACCGCCCCTTATGGATTAGGCACGTACGCCAGCCGCTCTACGCCGACGGCGGGTGCTGCTGCAGCGCTCTGCGCGCGCAGAATTCGCGAAAAGGCACGCAAAATCGCCGCACATCTGCTAGAAGTCGGTGAAGATGACGTTGTATGGGACGGCACCGCCTTTTCCGCAAAAGGTTTGCCGGGGAAATCGGTGACGATGAAAGATGTTGCTTTTGCCGCTTACACGGATGTGCCTGAAGGCGTGGAGCCTGGTTTGGAAGCGACTTACTACTACGATCCTCCGAACCTCACTTTCCCTCACGGGGCTTACATCGCGGTGGTCGATATCGACAAGGGAACGGGAGCTGTCAAAGTGCGGCGGTTCTTGGCTGTTGACGATTGCGGCAATGTGATCAATCCGATGATCGTTGAGGGACAGGTACACGGGGGACTCACGGAAGGGTTTGCCATTGCGTTCATGCAAGATATTCCGTACGATTCGAACGGTAACTGTCTGGCGCCAAACTGGATGGACTATTTAGTCCCGACAGCTCTAGACACACCACATTGGGAAACAGATCGGACGGTGACACCGTCGCCGCATCATCCGATTGGCGCAAAAGGCGTCGGAGAGTCGCCGAATGTCGGTTCTCCAGCCGCGTTTGTCAATGCGGTGGTGGATGCCCTGTCACCACTTGGCGTAGAGCACATTGACATGCCACTTTATCCATGGAAGATATGGGAAATTTTGAGAGAACACGGTATTAATGAATAA
- a CDS encoding FAD binding domain-containing protein has protein sequence MFPNAFKYEAPTSVDEAIRLMDEYGYDGKVLAGGQSLLPMMKLRVAAPAVIIDINKLDELKGWSKVNGKLRIGAVTRQAELEHATELREQFPLLSRTARWVADPLVRNLGTVVGSLVHADPASDWGTAMLALNAVVEARGPKGERLIPIDEFLVDTFTTALDENELAVALHLPIPTKPVAARYMKLKRKAGDFAIAGLAVQVAVDNDGRVSEAGIGICNCGPIPLRAVKAEEALIGERLTAKTIENVSKLVPEEAEPVDDLRGSADYKKDLLRVFAARALREIAEELHGKVEVQ, from the coding sequence ATGTTTCCCAATGCATTCAAATACGAAGCACCGACATCTGTCGACGAAGCCATTCGCTTAATGGATGAGTATGGCTATGACGGCAAAGTATTGGCGGGCGGCCAAAGTTTATTGCCAATGATGAAGTTACGGGTCGCGGCTCCCGCTGTAATTATTGATATTAATAAACTCGATGAGCTTAAAGGATGGAGTAAAGTCAACGGGAAATTACGGATCGGTGCGGTGACACGTCAAGCTGAGTTGGAGCATGCGACAGAACTCCGCGAACAATTTCCGCTTCTGTCTCGCACTGCCCGCTGGGTTGCAGATCCATTGGTTCGCAACCTCGGAACGGTTGTCGGTTCGCTCGTTCACGCAGATCCTGCCTCAGATTGGGGGACTGCAATGCTTGCCCTAAATGCGGTGGTGGAAGCACGAGGACCGAAGGGAGAACGGTTGATTCCTATTGACGAGTTTTTAGTGGATACATTTACCACAGCGCTGGATGAAAACGAACTTGCCGTTGCGTTGCACTTGCCAATTCCAACTAAACCAGTGGCTGCCCGCTATATGAAGCTCAAACGTAAAGCTGGCGATTTCGCAATTGCAGGGCTGGCTGTACAAGTCGCTGTTGACAATGATGGCCGCGTGTCTGAGGCAGGCATCGGCATATGCAATTGCGGGCCGATCCCTTTGCGAGCTGTTAAGGCAGAAGAGGCTCTCATCGGAGAACGTCTGACAGCGAAGACGATTGAGAACGTATCAAAGCTTGTTCCGGAAGAGGCGGAGCCTGTTGATGATCTACGGGGCAGTGCAGACTATAAGAAGGATCTTTTACGTGTGTTTGCTGCACGCGCACTCCGCGAAATCGCGGAAGAGTTGCATGGAAAGGTGGAGGTCCAATGA
- a CDS encoding SRPBCC family protein, with translation MLKYGGEYTIKLPREEVWKFITDPHKVVPCVPDLIESNIEGDNRFQVIVKVGIGPVRGKFKLECELSPIEPGAVMAMLIKGGGMGSGVEMNAEVKLSDTDDGTLLKWECEGAISGPIASLGGRLIDNQAKKIIQQVFENLEKAFASV, from the coding sequence ATGTTAAAATATGGAGGAGAATATACGATTAAGTTACCACGGGAGGAAGTTTGGAAGTTTATTACAGATCCACACAAAGTGGTGCCTTGCGTTCCCGACTTGATTGAATCTAACATAGAGGGTGATAATCGTTTTCAAGTTATTGTAAAGGTTGGCATAGGACCTGTTCGTGGTAAGTTCAAACTCGAGTGCGAATTGTCACCTATTGAACCGGGAGCTGTAATGGCTATGCTGATCAAAGGTGGAGGAATGGGAAGCGGAGTAGAGATGAACGCAGAAGTAAAACTTAGCGACACCGATGATGGTACCCTCTTGAAATGGGAGTGTGAAGGAGCTATCAGTGGACCGATCGCGAGCCTTGGTGGTCGTTTGATTGATAACCAAGCGAAGAAAATCATACAGCAGGTATTTGAAAATCTTGAGAAGGCATTTGCTTCCGTGTAG
- a CDS encoding (2Fe-2S)-binding protein, whose amino-acid sequence MKIRVKVNGQLYESDVEPRTLLAYYLRDELKLTGTHIGCDTTSCGACTVLLDGKAVKSCTVLAVQADGREVLTVEGLEKDGEMHPLQKAFWEEHALQCGYCTPGMLMSSYALLKENPAPTEEQIREGLSGNICRCTGYVNIVKAVKSAARKMATQESLEEVATSGTSTD is encoded by the coding sequence ATGAAGATCCGTGTCAAGGTTAATGGGCAACTGTACGAATCAGATGTTGAGCCACGTACGTTGTTGGCTTATTACCTGCGTGATGAACTAAAACTAACGGGTACGCATATCGGTTGTGATACAACCAGCTGTGGTGCTTGTACAGTGTTGTTGGACGGGAAAGCCGTCAAGTCGTGCACCGTACTTGCTGTGCAAGCGGATGGGCGTGAGGTGTTGACGGTCGAAGGATTGGAAAAAGACGGTGAAATGCATCCGTTGCAGAAAGCATTTTGGGAGGAACATGCCCTGCAGTGTGGCTACTGTACACCAGGTATGCTAATGTCTTCCTACGCACTGCTTAAGGAAAATCCAGCGCCGACTGAGGAGCAAATTCGCGAGGGACTTTCGGGCAATATTTGCCGCTGTACAGGATATGTGAATATCGTGAAGGCTGTCAAGTCCGCCGCCCGCAAAATGGCGACTCAAGAATCATTAGAGGAGGTGGCCACAAGTGGCACTTCAACAGACTGA
- a CDS encoding XdhC family protein, with protein MSRIDEARDVFAHIEQAWSKGEKTALLTITQVQGSAYRLPGSKMMMTEKGNMFGTLSGGCLESDLYGWAEKAIEEGEPRLVNYDLSENEIWSLGIGCKGTMEVAIFPIHSDDPFWRSVREAVAQDRAISLAIELPTGVRVVFDETNPIAGDIDMLPEAVARQLISRVENRTRAEIAIVDNRRFYIDTMRPNEHLIICGAGHDAVPVAELAAKCGFRVTVLDPRKEFNGAKRFPMANHLVVEPDQVDPAQLEGNWWLIMNHLQMRDEAALRLALQAKPKFIGILGPLSRTREMFQNIGADMNSAPIHAPVGLDVGAETIEEVAVSIVSELLAVRSARPGQPLHGREKIHV; from the coding sequence GTGTCACGTATCGATGAAGCGCGTGATGTGTTTGCCCACATTGAACAAGCTTGGTCAAAAGGGGAAAAAACCGCTTTATTGACGATTACCCAGGTACAAGGATCCGCATACCGCCTTCCTGGTTCTAAAATGATGATGACGGAAAAAGGCAATATGTTTGGTACACTCAGCGGAGGCTGCCTCGAATCGGACCTTTATGGATGGGCGGAAAAAGCAATAGAAGAAGGCGAACCCCGACTCGTAAATTATGACCTCAGTGAAAACGAAATATGGTCTCTTGGAATTGGTTGCAAAGGAACGATGGAAGTCGCTATCTTTCCTATTCATTCCGACGATCCTTTCTGGCGATCAGTGCGGGAAGCTGTCGCCCAAGATCGTGCCATCTCACTGGCTATTGAATTGCCAACAGGGGTTCGTGTCGTATTTGACGAGACAAATCCCATCGCCGGCGATATTGACATGCTGCCAGAAGCTGTCGCGCGTCAGTTGATAAGTCGTGTCGAAAATCGTACGAGAGCGGAGATAGCGATAGTCGATAATCGCCGTTTTTACATTGACACGATGCGGCCAAACGAACATTTGATCATCTGCGGCGCAGGTCACGATGCCGTACCAGTGGCGGAGCTCGCTGCTAAATGCGGATTCCGTGTAACCGTGCTCGATCCACGCAAAGAATTTAATGGAGCCAAACGCTTTCCTATGGCTAACCACTTGGTAGTTGAACCCGACCAAGTTGATCCAGCACAACTGGAGGGGAACTGGTGGCTGATTATGAACCACTTGCAAATGCGAGATGAAGCTGCGCTGCGTCTGGCACTGCAGGCAAAACCAAAATTTATAGGTATACTTGGTCCTTTGTCGCGTACTCGGGAGATGTTTCAGAATATCGGCGCCGACATGAACAGCGCACCGATTCATGCACCAGTTGGATTGGATGTTGGGGCAGAAACGATCGAAGAAGTGGCTGTTTCTATCGTGTCCGAATTACTCGCAGTGCGATCCGCCCGTCCGGGACAGCCATTGCACGGTAGAGAAAAAATTCACGTTTGA
- a CDS encoding vWA domain-containing protein — MDHMTAGEIGRLTGSIVRQVTDFAPWLRNRGFRAGVPETLTALAALAELNLSSIDEVCNAFRSIYARTPAEWGIFPTLFEQYFGIREARLEEKRRLQPDDLMGGTGAGEKAERPPLEITQGVLAGYHPNDGERFALRADGQILKDVVKLTQLAVRTMDAPRGRKWQSRGREKIDLRQTIRSALRHSGEPFELKMRQRSPDKPRIVLVMDISGSMKPYAPFITSLAWSFTRVRARTQIFLFSTRLLRVTSLIARKGVTGIPYSDLPGLRGGTQIGGALAQLLRRYSSLLQRHTCVIIISDGFDAGHPEQMHTSMRDLAARVGRVVWINPLLGEPGYEPTSVGMSIALPYIDAFVDVHDVTTWKKAVHSGVLRAAP; from the coding sequence ATGGACCACATGACGGCTGGTGAGATAGGCCGCTTGACAGGCAGCATCGTGAGGCAGGTGACCGATTTTGCGCCTTGGCTGCGAAATCGCGGATTTCGTGCAGGAGTTCCCGAAACACTGACAGCACTTGCTGCCCTGGCTGAATTGAACCTTTCCTCCATTGATGAGGTTTGCAACGCCTTTCGCTCCATCTATGCACGAACACCAGCGGAATGGGGCATCTTTCCAACTTTGTTTGAGCAATATTTTGGTATACGGGAAGCACGTTTGGAGGAGAAACGCCGCCTGCAACCAGATGATTTGATGGGCGGAACCGGCGCCGGTGAAAAGGCGGAGCGCCCACCGCTAGAAATTACACAGGGGGTTCTCGCCGGTTATCATCCAAACGATGGAGAGCGTTTTGCTTTGCGGGCGGACGGACAAATTTTGAAGGATGTTGTTAAGCTGACCCAGTTGGCAGTGCGTACGATGGATGCACCTCGCGGCCGCAAGTGGCAGTCACGAGGCAGAGAGAAAATTGACCTACGTCAAACTATAAGGAGTGCATTGCGCCATTCAGGAGAACCGTTTGAACTCAAAATGCGCCAACGCAGTCCCGACAAGCCGCGAATTGTCCTAGTTATGGACATTTCCGGATCGATGAAACCGTATGCGCCTTTTATTACTTCTCTCGCCTGGTCATTTACGCGGGTGCGTGCACGCACGCAAATCTTTCTCTTTTCCACACGCCTGTTGCGGGTAACGTCGCTTATTGCGCGAAAAGGAGTGACAGGTATTCCCTATAGCGATTTACCGGGACTGCGGGGTGGGACCCAAATTGGCGGCGCGTTGGCACAATTGCTTCGCCGTTACTCTAGTCTTTTGCAACGGCATACGTGTGTCATTATCATATCGGATGGATTTGATGCCGGTCATCCGGAACAAATGCATACTTCCATGCGCGACTTGGCTGCTCGCGTTGGACGGGTGGTGTGGATAAATCCGCTACTTGGCGAACCTGGCTATGAACCAACTTCGGTGGGGATGTCAATAGCATTGCCTTACATTGATGCATTCGTCGATGTTCATGATGTAACAACTTGGAAAAAGGCAGTACATAGCGGGGTGCTGCGAGCAGCACCCTAA